In the genome of Deinococcus cellulosilyticus NBRC 106333 = KACC 11606, one region contains:
- the asnS gene encoding asparagine--tRNA ligase → MTLIRDLKQHADQTVTVQGWLTGIRSSGKIHFLQIRDGSGFMQATVFKGDVTEEVFQTAKRLQQEESVLLTGLARLDDRAPGGVELSVREIQVVADNAADYPLTPKEHGIDFLLEHRHLWLRHKRPWAIIRVRDAVQTAINDFFHQEGFIRFDSPFFTPNAAEGTTNLFEINLFDEDKAYLSQSGQLYGEAGALAFGKIYTFGPTFRAEKSKTRRHLLEFWMIEPEVAYADHQDNMKLQEGMISFILKRVLDHCQEELKILERDIEKLRPASEGNFPRITYTEALEILKGYDRHIPWGEDFGAPDETILGNHFDRPVIIEKYPTAIKAFYMQPDPENPETVLCDDMIAPEGYGEIIGGSQRIHDYELLKSRIEEHHLPLEAFEWYLDLRRYGSVPHSGFGLGLERLVAWITGIDHLREAIPFPRMLTRMYP, encoded by the coding sequence ATGACGCTCATCCGCGACCTCAAACAACATGCCGACCAGACTGTCACCGTGCAGGGCTGGCTGACCGGAATCCGCTCCAGCGGCAAAATTCACTTTCTTCAGATCCGAGATGGCTCTGGTTTCATGCAGGCCACCGTATTTAAAGGAGATGTCACAGAAGAGGTCTTTCAGACGGCAAAGCGCCTGCAACAGGAAGAAAGCGTCCTTTTGACTGGACTTGCCCGCCTCGATGACCGTGCTCCTGGAGGTGTCGAGCTCAGCGTCCGTGAAATTCAGGTGGTGGCAGACAATGCTGCCGACTACCCCCTGACCCCCAAGGAACACGGCATTGATTTTCTGCTGGAGCACCGCCACCTCTGGCTGCGCCACAAGCGCCCCTGGGCCATCATCCGGGTTCGAGATGCAGTGCAAACGGCCATCAATGATTTTTTCCATCAGGAAGGGTTCATTCGTTTTGATTCACCTTTCTTCACCCCCAACGCAGCAGAAGGCACCACCAACCTCTTTGAAATCAACCTCTTTGATGAGGACAAGGCCTACCTGAGCCAGTCCGGCCAGCTTTACGGTGAAGCAGGCGCTCTGGCTTTCGGCAAGATTTACACTTTCGGTCCCACCTTCCGCGCCGAAAAGAGCAAAACCAGAAGGCACCTGCTGGAATTCTGGATGATCGAACCGGAAGTGGCCTACGCCGACCACCAGGACAACATGAAGCTGCAGGAGGGCATGATCAGCTTCATCCTGAAGCGTGTGCTGGACCACTGCCAGGAGGAACTCAAGATCCTGGAACGCGACATTGAGAAACTCCGGCCTGCTTCCGAGGGAAATTTCCCTCGCATCACCTACACCGAAGCTCTGGAGATCCTCAAGGGCTACGACCGCCACATCCCCTGGGGTGAGGATTTCGGTGCCCCCGATGAAACCATCCTCGGGAACCACTTTGACCGCCCGGTCATCATCGAGAAGTACCCCACCGCCATCAAGGCTTTCTACATGCAGCCTGACCCTGAAAACCCTGAAACCGTGCTCTGTGACGACATGATTGCTCCAGAAGGTTATGGAGAGATCATCGGAGGTTCACAGCGCATCCACGATTACGAACTTCTCAAGAGCCGCATTGAGGAGCATCACCTCCCACTGGAAGCGTTTGAATGGTACCTCGATCTGCGCCGTTACGGCAGTGTCCCTCACAGTGGCTTTGGTCTGGGTCTGGAACGTCTGGTGGCCTGGATCACCGGAATTGACCACCTGCGGGAAGCCATCCCTTTCCCAAGAATGCTCACCCGCATGTACCCCTGA